The Terriglobales bacterium genome includes the window AGAGCGCAAACAGGGGATAGCGCGGCTCTTTGAGGTAGTGCCCGGCGGCCTGGGCGGCGGGATAGCGTGGCGCCAGCACCACCCCGTCCACGACGTAGCCTAAGAGGTTCCATACCACGGCGCCCAGCAGGGCGCCCAGCACGATCCTACGGGGATTGACTCCGGCCATCGGCCACCTCGGAGAGAGAATCGAGGCCGCAACTTCTACGCGCGGGCATGCTAGCGCCCGCTCCCTGGCGAGTCAAGCGCTAGAATGAGGGTATGCTGCGCGACCGCAACCTGATCCCGCTCTCCCGCCAGCACCAGCATGCGCTGGCGCTGTGCGTTCGGCTGGAGCGCGATCTCCAGAGCGGAGCGCCTTCTCCGGAGCAACTGACGGCCTGGCAGGTGGAGATCGAGCAGCTCTTCCAGAGCGAGGTCCGCTATCACTTCGAAGCGGAGGAGAAGCTTCTGTTTCCGGTGGCGCGGCGGCAGGCGGGGTTGCGCATCCTGGTCGACGAATTGCTGGCCGAGCACGTTCGGCTGCGCGCCCTGGCGCAACAGGCCGCGGTCCGCTCGCTCGACGCCCCAGGGCTGCAGCGCTTCGCCGAGACGCTCTCCGCCCACATCCGCAAGGAAGAGCGCCATCTTTTCGAGTCGTACCAGACGCAGGTGCCGGCGGCCGAGATGGAGCGCGTGGGCGCCGCCGTGGAAGAGTATTTCCAGGGCAGCGGCATGCCGGAAGCGAGCTGCGCTCTGCGCCCGCGGAAGTGAGCAGCTCAGGCGGCGGGTTCTTCCTCGCTCTCGCCGCGGCGCCGCTGCGGGACTTCCCGGACCGTAGGGATGCGATCGGTAGCGGTCGCCAGATCGGCCAGCTTCCGCGCCAGCTCTGGCGTCAGCGCCTCCGGAGACAGCCGCCAAGTCCAGTTGCCTTCCGAACGGCTAGGCACGTTCATGCGCGCGGAACCGTCGAGGCCGAGGACGTCCTGCATGGGAACGACGCACAGTTCCGCCACCGAAGCCGCGGCGGCGCGGATGAACGCCCAATGGATGCCGTCGGCGGGCTCGCCGAAATAGGCGCGCACGGCGCGGCGCTCCCCGTCCGTGGCCCCGGTCTTCCACCAGCCCACCAGGGTATCGTTGTCGTGGGTCCCGGTATAGGCGACGGTGTTGGGCTCGAACTTGTGCGGCAGGTAGATGTGGGCGCCGGGGTCGCCGAAGCCGAACTGCATCACCCGCATGCCGGGGATGTTGAGGCGGCGGCGCAGGGCGTGGACCTCG containing:
- a CDS encoding hemerythrin domain-containing protein gives rise to the protein MLRDRNLIPLSRQHQHALALCVRLERDLQSGAPSPEQLTAWQVEIEQLFQSEVRYHFEAEEKLLFPVARRQAGLRILVDELLAEHVRLRALAQQAAVRSLDAPGLQRFAETLSAHIRKEERHLFESYQTQVPAAEMERVGAAVEEYFQGSGMPEASCALRPRK